CTCatctaattaaaaacaaatggcAATTATTCAGATTGGGTAATCTGaatcaaattaatcaaattattAAGATTTGTCTGTGGCAAATCTTCATGGAATTGGCTGACCCCAGATTATGCTGCAGGATCCTATTTTCTCTGACTCTCCATGCAGCATCCCTGACTTGACTCCAGATTATGACCCTTTTCCTGTTGCCTGTGACTTTCCGTGCAGAATTCTCCGAATTGACTCCAAATAATGACCCTTTTCCTGTTGTCTGTGACTCTCTCTGTGCAGAATCCTCTGAATTGACTCCAGATTATGACCCTTTTCCTGTTGTCTGTGACTCTCCGTGCAGAATCCCCTGACTTGACACTGATTACCATGCCTTTCCTGTTGTCTGTGACTCTCCTTGCAGAATCCTCTGAATTGACTCCAGATTATGAGGCTTTTCCTGCTTTCTGTGACTCCCCTTTCAGAATCCCCTGACTTGACTCTTGATTACCATGCCTTTCCTGTTGCCTGTGACTCTCCATGCAGAATCCTCAGATTTTACCTCTCATTACGATGCCTTTCCTGCTGGTGTCTATGACCCTCTTGCACCTCATCACCCTGGCCATGCTCTTCATTGCCACCACAGAGAAGGTGAGCCACAACCACCATGAATTTTTGTGGCTGAACTATGAATAATGTGCTCTAATGTGCGCTAATTAGTCTTAAAAATTCTGCATCACGAATACCATTAGCAAAGGAGTTTGTCTAATTAAGTTCCTTTTGATTGTACTTGATCATATACAGTGTGATACTGCCAAAGAATCTCAGATAAAGCCTGTACTGTCTTGTCTACCGTTGTCTTTTATTCCTCTACTGTTTGTTCTGTATTGCACTATTGTTTGAATCCCCCCTTCCCCCATGCACCAGTCCCCTCCCTTGCAACTGTAGCATAAGAATTTCAGTGTTCCTTGGAAcacaaatgaaaattaaaacttaaaaCCTGAAACTTGTAACGTGAAACTAGAGAAACAAGGTTATAAACAAACAGAGTTTTTGATTGATGTTTTGCATACTGCTGCACAGTCATGCTCTACTATGTCATTTGTTTCACAATTATCTTAGGGACGAAACAGTCCCTTTTCCTCTTTATTCTCCAATACTTTTTTTTCAATGTCGTAATCGGCATCAGAGTTTCATCTGGGTGTAAACATGCTACCATGCTAATCTGCCTTCCTTGCCTCTCATTCTCAGTCGTGGTGGGTATGGGGAACCACGGAAAGCTCAGACCTATGGTATAACTGTCACCTTCACAACATCACTGGAAGCTGGCAGTGTGCCACCACTCCGGAAAATGGTAAACATCACCGTCACATGATTCTTCACTCGGGCTCCTCCTCCAATGATGTATAGAGAACATTTACTGCCAATTGAAAAGACAGACCCAGAGGTTCCCATTATAATAAATCACACCTACATACTCATACTATTCAATTCAAATTCATTTGTCTTTATATAGTGCCCTTCCCAACAATACCGTCCAAAACACTTAAATATTTTCGATCAATAGAAAAACATCAGACTGAATAAACATCAGCACTAATAGACATGATGAAAAAACCCAGTAAAACAAATTGCTGAATCACGCAGTTTACTAGAATGTCACCATAAAAGGGCCCCTCCTATACTTTTCCggtttttccctttcctttagtgtgttatatggcttTATGTGCATGTAAATGGCCTGCAAAGTCTTATGGcccaaagggagtaactctcaccacagaaaccactcttctctaatctgcctgaaacacctcattggaattccagcccttacttccgaGACAAGGTGAGGTCACCTCGTAACATAATCCTTCTTAGccgcctacctgcaaggatctatCTGCAGAGTGCAGGACGTAGGCGGAACGTAtagggcaagctgaccaatcagagcacaccGGGCTCACCAGGGGCGGGGCTTAAGGCTCTAACAGAACATTTCAGACAGAGTAATAGACAGAATGAATAGAGATATACAGTATGacaaaaataatgtgttttgatgtatgtatgtaaatcTATTGTAATAGACCCCAAAAATAAGATTACGCACAGTGAAAATGAGTATAATAGGGTCAGTTTAATATGTTCATTTTCAGATCCCATCTATATACAATAACTTGAGAGTCTGTCCACTAAGATAAGATAACATAACATAAGATACAATGAAGTCTtttgcatacagcagcaaggtAGTTAAAGCGAACACAAACATATAGTGCAAACCAAGACAATGTGGAGAAGTAAACACAGGGCAAGTAAGTACACAAACGTAAACATTAACATAAAAGTATATTAAGTAAATAatgacatataaataaaaataaataaactgaagtTGCTGGCTCTGATGGTATTTATAGTAAGGGACTTTTTATACAGAGTATTAAAGAGTATGAAAGCACACGTCTGTTCATCGCGATCGTAATAGTGTTTCGCTTTAAGCTCCAGTGCCGGGTCGGAGCCAGACCTTCTACAATGGAGTGGCCAGACTAGACCCAGTGATTTTACTGGGGTGGCAATGGGGTAATATTTTGCAAGCTGGGCCGCCACGGTACATCTTGCTGGTTGACTTAGCGACACGCCGTGACTGACTGATGACGGGTTGGCCAGCTCAGGTTTGCAGAGTTAAACGCTccagattttgtttttattttttggtgagGGCTGGCAGGGGGGGccacctctgccccccccccctccccctccccttaGATCCACCCCTGATGTCAGCATCATTAAACCAGCACAGACATATCGGAGCACTTCAGCAGCTTGCAGCTGCGTCTCCAAGCTGCAGACCCTTGGAAACGATTGCTGAGCCCCTCCATCTCTGTCCCTCTggcgcccccctccccatgcagACTGGCTCCAGGCTGTGCAGGTTCTAATGGTGCTGTCCAGTATCCTCTCCTTTGTCTCCTTCCTGGTGTTTATGTGGCAGCTTTTCACCATCCCTCGAGGGGCCCTCTTCTACTTCACCGGCCTGTGTCAAGTGCTGGCAGGTAGGACAGGAAAAGGTCACTCACCGTCATAGTCTCAGTCCCAGAGGTGGagagttcaggtccaaaaagtaaaaatccagaccaacatTTTGTTTCCACCAACCAGTTGAGAACTGACTGTGACTTtgactcttcatactcaactggttggttgaaacaaaatcttggtctagatttttactttcttggacctgaaatttccacctctgctccgATCCTGCAGATCAACCCTGTTTTCACTCAGGTGATCTTCATCCTTTTGGATGTTCTGACTGATAATCTAGGTCTGTTTTAACTccctcccatctctctctcaggtCTGACGGactttgctgctgctgttatCTACACGCTACGTAACAGAGAAATCTTGGAGGGCTCCAGGTCACTGGAGGGCAACTTTGGCTACTGTTTCATCCTGGCCTGGACCTGCGTGCCCCTGCTCCTTTGCAGTGGGGTGCTCTACAGCCACCTACGCAAGAAGGAGTGACCACATCCCTCAAGGGCTTCCGTTTACACAGGTTCTTCAGCTCCACCTCAGATTTTAAGTACCAAAGTAATTATTTGAATAGTTACCACACCCAACCACCTCAACTCCCAAGGTGGATAATTGAAACATATGGCAGGATAATCTGCAAGATTCCATTCCTCCAGgacagcagtggggggggggggaccccagGATGAAGTTGACCCAATGTCCACCTCTTTCACTGCTACTTTCACAATTTCACAAAGCACCAGGCTTGTAGGCAGTAATGTCCCACCTCCGCTTGCCTGACATCACATCGTGAAGAAGGGCAGGGCATCTGAGCCAACGACAGCTCTCTGACTCACCCCTGCAAAAATAAGTCCCCAAGACAATAACAGACACAGCCCATATGATGAGTTTCCAGATTTTCTTTCAGAAACTGCtattaagttttgtttttttttgtttgtttgttttacatgATTTCATTTACTGAGCATGGTGTTGTTACAAGCCTTTTATGAATAATGTTAAAACCATCATTTACTCCCCAGGTTTGTgtcttaaatatttatttaatatggaCAACAGAGCACACGATtaggaacaggaaacagcagTTCAGGATTTTGTCCCATGTTGTTAAATTTCCCTTGTGAAAAAATAGTGCACTAAAGTATTTACTTGAAAAATACACTTAGCACAGAAAATATGCTTTCAGCAAAGTCTATTAAGTGTGTTATATCCCTAAAAAATGTACTAAAGTGTATTTGATTACAGACATACTTTTATTCAAGTGTGCTTCAGTGTActtaattatgtttaaatgcaaaatatatttttcaaaagTACACAGAAGTATAATGTCAGTGcattaaaaaatatgtataaagaGAATGCATTATCATTATACTTATAGTGATCAAAGCACACTGTTAATACACTTTAATTCACTATTTTTTCACAAGGGTTAGACGTGTACAAACACAGGTTGTTTACTGTGGACTTTGACAACTCTGGCAGCTGTGAAGAGAATACTTAGATTTGTGCAAGGTGGATTGTACACGGCATTGATTTCAACCGCAGATGTGTGCAACCAGTGGAGGAACCGTGAATATATCAAACAAATCCGCATGAACTGGTGTGTCACAACACGTCTCCGTGCAGCGCCATCTTTGGTGATGTCATCCCGTTAGAGATCAGGACAGTAATCTCCAGGGAATATAATAATAGCGCGTAATGTTCAGTGTATGTTAAATATTCCACTGAATGACTCACAAAGTGGAAAAATGTAAAGGGACAGTCAGTGGTGGTTCTAGATTGTACGGCACCCAGGGTGAACCACCAGGCAGCAAAAACTGTGTGTTTatctcccacccccacccccccaccaaaaaataGTGTATACCATTCAACACTGCCCATAAACATCATATCATAAGCAAAGATACGGGATTGGACTTGTCAGCATGCGTAAATTCCGCTGGTATCTTGTGACGGGGTTCTGACCAGTACTACTGCAGACCACCAATGGAAGATATGGATGTTCTAATGAAAGTAATGATAAAACTAAACAACAAGGAACAACATTTCACCTATTTTTCTTATTActtaatgtatatatttaaaatgagttaacattttttaaaaaataaaaaggtgcCTAGGTTACAAACTGGATTCAAAGCGTCCGCTCCGACAAGATTGACTACCCCATGTGGTGACATGATGTCATAGACGTGACGTGAAACTG
This genomic interval from Paramormyrops kingsleyae isolate MSU_618 chromosome 8, PKINGS_0.4, whole genome shotgun sequence contains the following:
- the LOC111857032 gene encoding epithelial membrane protein 3-like isoform X1, yielding MQNPQILPLITMPFLLVSMTLLHLITLAMLFIATTEKSWWVWGTTESSDLWYNCHLHNITGSWQCATTPENDWLQAVQVLMVLSSILSFVSFLVFMWQLFTIPRGALFYFTGLCQVLAGLTDFAAAVIYTLRNREILEGSRSLEGNFGYCFILAWTCVPLLLCSGVLYSHLRKKE
- the LOC111857032 gene encoding epithelial membrane protein 3-like isoform X2; its protein translation is MPFLLVSMTLLHLITLAMLFIATTEKSWWVWGTTESSDLWYNCHLHNITGSWQCATTPENDWLQAVQVLMVLSSILSFVSFLVFMWQLFTIPRGALFYFTGLCQVLAGLTDFAAAVIYTLRNREILEGSRSLEGNFGYCFILAWTCVPLLLCSGVLYSHLRKKE